A stretch of the Bacillus sp. B-jedd genome encodes the following:
- a CDS encoding cytochrome c3 family protein: MLFWKRKRRDEVPDDLDSEAEVDGRVSLIHRKSSVRRWKFLVGFFTAMVVFLGLGYGVFSYTSTPSFCASCHEMAPQHVTFQSSAHNQIQCVQCHIEPGKKNALKHKLDEAKMILSHIKGDTKRIFAKRPVLSKNCEQCHSRNRLVTATGDIIANHKGHIEKEIPCMTCHSGVVHAKVAERGISDLATSSAWTRENADKLMGEKNEKPNMGTCIDCHNQVNQGKEPWKDIAYILPDNRGESNEGNAGESGYERTPEMKAGVLERTLPENVQKTILEAIGQQKTDVKLSMQCFTCHQKISTPKNHEKPDWKQGHGGTAAKELDKCLNCHKDSLWVKKLEKQDIRNLLAESPKKQAYRLDTLTAAKESRNNYFCSLCHAERPDDHLDRHKWLFDAHRRNSGSPEERRSCFVCHDNEKPEPGLQAPAPSDVYCEFCHKGDFQGEPF, translated from the coding sequence ATGTTGTTTTGGAAAAGGAAAAGACGGGATGAAGTGCCTGACGACTTGGACAGTGAGGCCGAAGTCGATGGGCGTGTCAGTTTGATTCACCGTAAATCATCGGTCCGGCGGTGGAAGTTCCTTGTAGGATTTTTTACTGCTATGGTTGTTTTCCTTGGATTGGGATACGGAGTGTTCAGTTATACATCCACACCTTCTTTTTGCGCTTCGTGCCATGAAATGGCCCCCCAGCATGTAACCTTCCAATCCAGTGCGCACAATCAAATTCAGTGTGTCCAGTGCCATATTGAACCCGGCAAAAAGAATGCGCTTAAGCACAAACTTGACGAAGCGAAAATGATTTTATCCCATATAAAAGGCGATACAAAGAGAATTTTTGCAAAAAGGCCTGTCCTAAGCAAAAACTGTGAACAATGCCACTCAAGAAACAGGCTGGTTACCGCGACCGGTGATATTATTGCCAATCATAAAGGACATATAGAAAAAGAGATCCCCTGTATGACGTGCCATAGCGGTGTCGTTCATGCAAAAGTCGCCGAGCGGGGGATCAGCGATTTGGCAACCTCCTCTGCATGGACGAGGGAGAATGCAGATAAGCTGATGGGTGAGAAAAACGAGAAGCCTAATATGGGTACTTGCATCGATTGCCATAATCAAGTGAACCAGGGGAAAGAACCATGGAAAGACATTGCTTATATCCTTCCCGACAATCGTGGTGAGTCGAATGAGGGCAATGCGGGGGAGTCAGGGTACGAACGGACGCCGGAGATGAAAGCTGGCGTGCTTGAACGGACTCTTCCCGAGAATGTTCAAAAAACAATCCTTGAAGCAATCGGGCAGCAGAAAACAGATGTAAAGCTTTCCATGCAATGCTTCACGTGCCATCAAAAAATCAGCACACCGAAAAATCATGAAAAACCTGATTGGAAGCAGGGACATGGCGGGACAGCAGCTAAAGAGCTCGACAAATGCCTGAATTGCCATAAGGATTCCCTTTGGGTAAAGAAGCTTGAAAAGCAGGATATACGGAATTTACTAGCGGAGTCACCGAAAAAACAAGCTTATCGGCTGGATACTTTAACTGCTGCAAAGGAATCGAGGAACAACTATTTTTGCAGCCTCTGTCATGCGGAACGTCCTGACGACCATCTTGACCGGCACAAGTGGCTATTCGATGCCCATCGTCGTAACTCCGGGTCACCAGAGGAAAGACGGAGCTGTTTTGTCTGTCATGATAATGAAAAACCTGAGCCTGGCTTGCAGGCTCCTGCACCATCCGATGTTTACTGTGAATTCTGCCATAAAGGCGATTTTCAGGGTGAACCGTTCTGA
- a CDS encoding cytochrome c3 family protein gives MAFWRKSKPTEINPETETREGKKKVGLIRRLWRKFRNIDWKNPINRWKLGFALLFGLIAMSGTAYGAIAFTSNPIFCSSCHEMAPEYQTFKASAHSEIKCTQCHIEPGAKNMVLHKIESMKEVYYHIVGPPDPIVQTVPVMKVNCGQCHSDNRLVTATGDLKVNHKGHVKEGVPCITCHAGVAHAKVVDRGINGSETYDHWTKENIKKLMTKEYTNPNMGTCIDCHDKVNKGEKPWEDIAYSLPVNTHGAEKSEGGEKTVTATAEPHEAGVTGVQGSHETTQKTQEIILQAIGKQKKDVKLSMECFTCHKEVAIPKSHEKVKWNESHGGTALNELNECINCHQDTKWIRDIPKQDIMTLLKDDGKKEKYIPNIKTVKDQSRDAAFCSTCHGNRPPGHVDSDTWLTAHASKAKTNEAKATCYVCHDKEKPAEGTKATAPTDVYCQYCHRTGFKGEKGA, from the coding sequence GTGGCCTTTTGGAGAAAATCCAAACCTACAGAGATAAACCCTGAGACAGAGACAAGGGAAGGGAAAAAGAAAGTTGGCCTTATACGCAGATTATGGCGCAAATTTAGAAATATAGATTGGAAGAATCCGATCAACCGCTGGAAACTTGGCTTCGCACTCCTATTCGGACTGATCGCCATGAGCGGAACAGCATACGGAGCAATCGCGTTTACTTCTAATCCGATTTTCTGCTCATCCTGCCACGAAATGGCACCGGAATACCAGACATTCAAAGCAAGCGCGCACAGCGAGATCAAATGCACCCAGTGTCACATCGAGCCTGGTGCGAAAAATATGGTTCTCCACAAAATCGAATCAATGAAAGAAGTTTACTATCATATCGTCGGTCCGCCCGATCCCATCGTTCAGACCGTTCCGGTCATGAAAGTGAACTGCGGACAGTGCCACTCCGATAACCGCCTAGTCACCGCCACCGGGGACCTAAAGGTAAACCATAAAGGGCACGTCAAAGAAGGAGTACCTTGTATCACCTGCCACGCGGGAGTTGCGCACGCGAAAGTGGTTGACCGCGGAATCAACGGTTCCGAGACATATGACCACTGGACAAAGGAAAACATTAAAAAGCTGATGACAAAAGAATACACGAATCCAAATATGGGTACGTGCATCGATTGCCACGATAAAGTCAATAAAGGCGAAAAGCCTTGGGAAGACATCGCCTACAGCCTGCCGGTCAACACACACGGCGCTGAAAAATCAGAAGGCGGCGAGAAAACCGTAACTGCAACCGCCGAGCCCCACGAAGCGGGAGTAACGGGAGTCCAGGGCAGCCATGAAACTACTCAAAAAACGCAGGAGATCATCCTCCAGGCAATCGGCAAACAGAAAAAAGATGTAAAACTGTCAATGGAATGCTTCACTTGCCACAAAGAAGTCGCGATACCGAAGAGCCACGAAAAAGTTAAATGGAACGAAAGCCACGGCGGCACCGCTCTTAATGAACTAAATGAATGCATCAACTGCCACCAAGATACAAAGTGGATCCGCGACATACCTAAGCAAGACATCATGACACTGCTGAAGGATGACGGCAAAAAAGAAAAGTACATTCCGAATATCAAAACGGTCAAAGACCAGTCACGGGATGCAGCATTCTGCTCAACCTGCCACGGCAACCGTCCTCCAGGACACGTCGACAGCGACACATGGCTGACAGCCCACGCTTCTAAGGCCAAAACCAATGAAGCGAAAGCAACCTGCTATGTCTGCCATGACAAAGAAAAACCAGCTGAAGGCACAAAAGCAACCGCACCAACAGACGTTTACTGCCAATACTGCCACAGAACAGGCTTTAAAGGAGAAAAAGGCGCATAA
- a CDS encoding cytochrome c3 family protein produces the protein MSKAKFSFSMLFALLLVGMLATGAFAKSPFGFEAVQNGSVFDVAFNGLTTDTAGTEFTVTLRDAANAVVETKDIATDIAKKGSYTTPTLTEGARYTVELAYKSAPTVIVASTSVLVGNYSNAIIDTSSVDHSTNLMNANETGFEGLSKKRSGQKMHGSYQNNTNSCASCHQTHTGEDHYLLFRDGTYSTCAACHDGTMGAKSVFGAPTNAGTFGGSHANNMSVHLSDGSVDIKAAPGGNHADTGKWAEEFTCASCHNPHGSDSARLLKSDPAGWIKTENDTTSGKTNGGMKFSNRTVYAKASIPATNVGDYILVKETGVTQATIDGNVFYKRAAVPEGSDIVSTYKWDYKAKKYIADSSLWIRSDGGRPAVETQLKAGADVKKPTADFVFVWKDGFAYSKNSDTTAASIDGATFLIGSAIDKVTNNYDFFDSAAPTYVKDSGVQMSKFCASCHTDYLSATYANETGVYTTAHRHQTDTDRLTCVRCHFAHGTDATIMKDSLDRGLPELTAVGAPFDPAKYAGDANAAKVAATDYLKDPNPSSALKRYTGMAVCFGCHDGSIASDETTWSNYSPLQPGVKQ, from the coding sequence ATGAGTAAGGCAAAATTTAGTTTCTCGATGCTTTTTGCTCTTCTGCTAGTGGGAATGCTGGCCACTGGTGCTTTCGCGAAGAGCCCTTTTGGCTTTGAAGCAGTCCAGAATGGAAGTGTTTTTGATGTTGCATTTAATGGTTTAACTACTGATACAGCAGGAACAGAATTTACTGTAACATTAAGAGATGCAGCAAATGCAGTTGTTGAAACCAAAGATATTGCTACTGACATTGCCAAGAAGGGCTCTTATACAACACCTACATTGACAGAAGGAGCAAGATACACAGTTGAACTCGCTTATAAATCAGCCCCAACTGTCATAGTAGCCAGTACATCGGTTCTTGTTGGTAACTATAGTAATGCTATCATTGACACAAGCAGTGTTGACCATAGTACGAACCTGATGAATGCCAACGAAACTGGCTTTGAAGGCCTAAGCAAAAAAAGATCTGGTCAAAAAATGCACGGATCTTACCAGAACAACACCAACTCCTGTGCAAGTTGTCACCAGACACATACAGGCGAAGACCATTACCTGTTGTTCAGGGACGGCACATACAGCACTTGTGCTGCATGCCATGATGGTACAATGGGAGCAAAATCTGTATTTGGTGCCCCAACTAATGCAGGTACATTTGGCGGATCTCATGCAAACAACATGTCTGTCCACTTATCCGATGGTTCGGTAGATATCAAAGCAGCACCAGGCGGGAACCATGCTGATACCGGCAAATGGGCAGAAGAGTTCACTTGCGCAAGCTGCCATAATCCACACGGATCCGACAGCGCTCGCTTGTTAAAGTCTGACCCTGCAGGCTGGATTAAAACTGAAAATGACACCACTAGCGGTAAAACAAATGGTGGAATGAAATTTAGTAACAGAACTGTTTATGCAAAAGCATCTATTCCGGCAACTAATGTCGGAGATTATATCCTTGTAAAGGAAACTGGAGTAACTCAAGCAACTATTGATGGAAACGTCTTCTATAAAAGAGCTGCTGTTCCGGAAGGTTCTGACATAGTTTCTACCTACAAATGGGATTATAAAGCTAAGAAGTACATTGCCGACTCCTCGCTCTGGATTCGTTCTGACGGTGGCCGTCCAGCTGTTGAAACACAACTTAAAGCCGGTGCCGATGTGAAAAAACCAACTGCAGATTTTGTCTTTGTTTGGAAAGATGGTTTCGCATACAGCAAAAACAGTGATACGACTGCTGCAAGCATTGACGGTGCAACATTCCTCATTGGGTCAGCTATCGATAAAGTAACAAACAACTATGACTTCTTTGATAGCGCTGCTCCAACATATGTAAAAGACAGTGGCGTTCAAATGAGCAAATTCTGTGCGTCCTGCCACACTGACTATCTTTCTGCAACTTATGCAAACGAAACTGGAGTCTACACAACTGCACACCGTCACCAAACTGATACCGACAGACTTACTTGTGTACGCTGCCACTTTGCACACGGTACAGATGCAACAATTATGAAAGATTCCTTGGATCGAGGCCTACCTGAGTTGACAGCCGTTGGAGCACCATTTGATCCAGCAAAATATGCCGGTGATGCAAACGCCGCTAAAGTTGCTGCAACAGATTACCTGAAAGATCCAAACCCATCTTCAGCACTTAAGCGTTACACTGGAATGGCTGTATGTTTTGGATGTCATGATGGTTCAATCGCTAGCGATGAAACTACATGGAGCAATTACAGCCCGCTTCAACCAGGTGTAAAGCAGTAA
- a CDS encoding cytochrome c3 family protein, with amino-acid sequence MKNNKKITKNCILLLSAFILSLNFELWFPTLKAFSALEDPTTFPAENPFPENNAAENDLSIVQENLPQTELNPSITFAEPTEGSVVTTPFTLSGSFTNGTTDINQLSFTAYNSTNKDIPFPGIKLLGEWDINLNEKKWRFTPNLSNGIYTFTVEIKGIDSNNNALLDQKTINVTLDIKRPYIAKTSLLVPSLPGKEPDKELTSGNVEDQTGIDIKTAIKFKIFSNNSMEIIKGKIEATEKPFIPIILLQNPTSELEQPVNKTGTTTVTSYSQIDGKYVMEIKLEPSTLLFNTTYLAYLDPNLTDDSGNKVFAKFFKFTTKSEYEKKDIPHGHYTANTNMCAACHSTHTTSSLSTTGVSYQSTFSKELERDGSQNYCMACHDGTMNAPVIDKIQSSYQHNNPVNRDKTATNSLKHTDSCTSCHNPHAERTNENPNLLKSNLVYEHKATTKVGPKKVNSLDNPCINCHEDGKIYDTDNDGKADLLASVLSYRKGLTSEGKLTDYALCLRCHNRERVEANKVSTDIEQYYNMQDSKHNFTIPTGTLQEDGSKLSGPFPCAECHETHGSRNIKMLRSQLGNSIVEDSNTFTSSGKTWTPKDERAFCIKCHNGKTEIYGKIGNPIFDEQGLPLNPNNNGHNKSNENVACATCHATQGKPLEEAMLEAAHAPKPGKVPTK; translated from the coding sequence ATGAAAAACAACAAGAAAATCACTAAAAATTGCATACTTCTTTTGTCAGCCTTCATTTTATCTCTTAATTTCGAGCTATGGTTTCCTACGTTGAAGGCATTTTCAGCTCTTGAAGATCCTACTACCTTCCCTGCGGAGAATCCTTTTCCAGAAAACAATGCTGCTGAAAATGATTTATCCATAGTGCAGGAAAACTTACCTCAGACCGAGCTAAATCCATCCATAACGTTTGCTGAACCGACCGAGGGCTCAGTTGTTACTACTCCTTTCACTCTTAGCGGAAGTTTTACGAATGGAACTACTGATATAAACCAACTTTCATTTACGGCATACAACTCTACGAATAAGGATATTCCTTTTCCCGGAATAAAGTTACTGGGTGAATGGGATATTAATCTAAACGAAAAAAAATGGCGGTTTACTCCAAACTTATCAAATGGCATATACACCTTTACGGTTGAAATTAAAGGCATTGATTCAAATAATAATGCTCTACTCGATCAAAAAACGATAAATGTTACATTAGATATTAAAAGGCCTTATATAGCAAAAACCAGTTTATTGGTCCCCTCTTTACCCGGAAAGGAACCAGATAAAGAGTTAACATCCGGAAATGTCGAAGACCAGACAGGGATAGACATAAAGACAGCCATTAAATTCAAAATTTTTTCCAACAATTCAATGGAAATAATAAAGGGTAAAATTGAAGCAACGGAAAAACCATTCATTCCTATTATTCTTTTACAAAATCCAACGAGTGAATTAGAACAGCCTGTTAATAAAACAGGAACTACCACCGTTACATCTTATAGCCAGATAGACGGAAAATATGTCATGGAAATCAAATTAGAGCCATCTACCCTGCTATTTAATACCACCTACCTGGCTTATTTGGATCCTAATCTAACTGATGATAGCGGAAATAAAGTATTCGCAAAGTTTTTTAAATTCACTACAAAAAGTGAATATGAAAAAAAAGACATACCACATGGCCATTACACAGCAAACACAAATATGTGTGCCGCCTGCCATAGTACTCATACTACGTCGAGCCTTTCTACAACAGGGGTTTCTTACCAAAGCACCTTTTCAAAAGAGTTAGAAAGAGACGGATCCCAAAACTACTGTATGGCATGCCATGATGGAACGATGAATGCCCCAGTAATTGATAAAATCCAAAGCAGCTATCAGCATAATAATCCAGTCAACAGAGATAAAACTGCTACGAATTCACTTAAACACACTGATTCTTGTACCAGTTGCCATAACCCGCATGCTGAAAGGACAAATGAAAATCCAAATTTACTTAAAAGCAATCTTGTCTATGAGCATAAGGCAACCACTAAAGTAGGGCCTAAAAAAGTAAATAGTTTGGATAATCCTTGCATCAATTGTCATGAAGATGGAAAAATTTACGATACCGATAATGACGGTAAGGCTGATTTGCTTGCAAGCGTACTTTCCTATCGAAAAGGCTTAACTTCAGAAGGCAAATTGACAGATTATGCTCTATGTCTCCGTTGCCACAACAGGGAAAGAGTAGAGGCCAATAAAGTTTCTACCGATATTGAGCAGTATTATAATATGCAAGATTCGAAACACAACTTTACTATTCCAACCGGAACACTACAGGAAGATGGCAGTAAGCTATCTGGACCTTTTCCCTGCGCTGAATGCCATGAGACACATGGTTCTAGAAATATTAAAATGTTACGTTCTCAGCTAGGAAACAGCATTGTTGAAGATTCAAATACATTTACTTCTTCAGGCAAAACGTGGACCCCAAAAGATGAAAGAGCATTTTGTATTAAGTGTCATAATGGAAAAACAGAGATATACGGAAAAATAGGTAATCCAATATTTGATGAACAAGGTTTGCCTTTAAATCCAAATAACAATGGACATAATAAATCTAATGAAAATGTAGCTTGTGCAACCTGTCATGCTACTCAAGGAAAGCCACTGGAAGAAGCAATGCTAGAAGCAGCACACGCACCTAAACCAGGAAAAGTACCTACAAAATAA
- a CDS encoding tetratricopeptide repeat protein has translation MQAEEQLQAQKPKKKNKSEKFTWWQATLLLIGTLVICLGIGYFISDKYLWEGTDSEKIAEQVKFYKEQVKQSPNDPESRVQLGYAYFLGKNYDEAIKQYKTAISLDKNYFDGYLNLSIVYDKQDKTDEALQHAIKATEISPRDYKGHLMKGKSYRKLKMFDEANEALAEADKLNLGNVDTIYEIGLVAENQGKKKEAESIYKEALAYDPTFKPAIKALDRVSSKK, from the coding sequence ATGCAAGCAGAAGAACAGCTTCAAGCCCAAAAACCTAAGAAAAAAAACAAAAGTGAAAAGTTTACATGGTGGCAAGCGACCCTATTATTGATTGGAACGTTGGTAATCTGTCTAGGGATTGGCTACTTTATTAGCGATAAGTACCTGTGGGAGGGAACTGATTCTGAAAAAATAGCAGAACAGGTAAAATTCTATAAAGAACAGGTAAAACAAAGTCCAAATGACCCGGAAAGCAGAGTCCAGCTCGGGTATGCCTACTTTCTAGGTAAAAATTACGACGAAGCAATCAAACAATATAAAACTGCCATTTCCCTGGACAAAAACTACTTTGATGGATACTTAAATTTAAGTATTGTTTACGATAAACAAGATAAAACAGATGAGGCACTACAACATGCCATTAAAGCGACGGAAATTTCTCCGAGAGATTATAAAGGACACTTGATGAAGGGTAAAAGTTACCGAAAACTGAAAATGTTTGATGAAGCTAACGAAGCGCTTGCTGAGGCAGATAAGCTGAACTTAGGAAATGTCGACACCATTTATGAAATAGGCTTGGTTGCCGAAAACCAAGGCAAGAAAAAAGAAGCAGAATCAATTTACAAAGAAGCCCTAGCTTATGACCCAACCTTCAAACCAGCAATTAAAGCACTTGATCGAGTTTCATCTAAAAAGTGA
- a CDS encoding cytochrome c3 family protein: MFFRRKRKAPETETNPEEKKKGLWRRIRGIDWKNPVNRWKLLFASLFVLIVGGSAFGGVLAFTNSPTFCASCHEMQPEFATFEASAHSQISCVQCHIQPGTVNMLTHKMKSMKEVYYHVTGIPEQIVQTAGEAIPNISCQQCHTTNRLVTASGDLMVNHKKHIDEEIPCITCHAGVAHGKIADRKLNTEKDRHLWTAENTNQLMTKKDMDPNMGTCIDCHDKVNKGQKPWEEISYSLPRQVEHGNEKEDIPADNAVHEDMDTTAQGIILQAIGLQLSDVKLSMECKTCHLEINIPKNHQVKKWGERHGDDAVNEVNKCVGCHEDAKWIKEVPVDDIHDLLQGSDDKETYTPDLNVVKTSTRTNKFCSTCHSNRPPGHLDSDQWLTKHAGQAKAKEEKERCYVCHDKQKPQPETTTAKAPTDVYCQYCHRTGFKGE, encoded by the coding sequence TTGTTTTTCCGGAGAAAAAGAAAAGCTCCAGAAACTGAAACAAATCCAGAGGAAAAGAAAAAGGGTCTTTGGAGAAGAATCAGGGGAATCGATTGGAAAAACCCGGTCAACCGCTGGAAACTGCTGTTTGCCTCACTTTTTGTCCTGATTGTCGGAGGGAGTGCATTCGGCGGGGTTCTTGCCTTTACAAACTCACCAACTTTCTGCGCAAGCTGCCATGAAATGCAGCCAGAATTCGCAACCTTCGAAGCAAGCGCCCACAGCCAGATCAGCTGCGTACAGTGCCATATCCAGCCAGGCACCGTCAATATGCTGACCCACAAAATGAAGTCGATGAAAGAAGTCTACTACCACGTCACCGGCATTCCCGAGCAAATTGTCCAGACTGCCGGGGAAGCCATACCCAACATCTCATGCCAGCAATGCCATACGACCAACAGACTTGTGACAGCCTCCGGCGACTTGATGGTCAACCATAAAAAGCATATTGATGAAGAAATCCCCTGCATCACCTGCCATGCCGGCGTCGCCCACGGGAAAATCGCCGATCGCAAACTCAACACTGAAAAAGACCGCCATCTCTGGACGGCCGAAAACACCAACCAACTAATGACCAAAAAAGATATGGACCCGAACATGGGAACCTGTATCGACTGCCATGACAAAGTGAACAAGGGCCAGAAGCCGTGGGAGGAAATTTCCTACAGTCTCCCTAGGCAAGTGGAACATGGCAATGAGAAGGAAGATATCCCTGCGGATAACGCCGTACACGAAGACATGGATACAACTGCCCAGGGGATCATTCTACAGGCAATCGGCCTTCAATTAAGTGACGTTAAGCTTTCTATGGAATGTAAAACATGCCACCTTGAAATCAATATACCGAAAAACCACCAGGTGAAAAAATGGGGAGAACGGCATGGAGACGATGCCGTTAACGAAGTAAACAAATGCGTCGGCTGCCATGAAGATGCCAAATGGATTAAGGAAGTCCCTGTCGACGACATCCATGATCTCCTTCAAGGCTCAGACGACAAAGAAACATACACCCCTGATCTGAACGTTGTTAAAACAAGCACCAGGACAAACAAATTCTGCAGCACCTGCCATAGCAACAGGCCGCCAGGGCACCTCGACAGCGACCAATGGCTCACTAAACACGCCGGCCAGGCAAAAGCAAAAGAAGAAAAAGAACGCTGCTACGTCTGCCACGACAAACAAAAACCACAACCAGAAACCACAACTGCCAAAGCCCCAACAGACGTATACTGCCAATACTGCCACCGTACCGGCTTTAAGGGAGAGTAA
- a CDS encoding 6-bladed beta-propeller, producing the protein MKRKTVYKWMGVIVGLSIVLYAAIYFLNLGDEANKMANSVKNGPPSFSYFVQGDFKTPLDKPMDVTKVGEFIYVTDTNNKQVQAFDGSGTPIFKFGKEGEGKGEFKFPYGIAGDKDGNIYVADLFNGKISIFDNKGKFLRYFEEKDSSTSSIKSPAGLRIFGNKLYITDIENKKVLVFDLDGKKILEITTATSKEDLLNAPNAVTIDNQNNIYVADSGNQRVVVYDKNGNYKLSINGSKDGKGDPKFVNPRGLAVGSDGILYLIDNMTHFVYGYDSKGEQVYQFGGLGSENNQFFLPNGLFIDEKSQIYITDTFNQRIAVYF; encoded by the coding sequence GTGAAAAGAAAAACAGTCTATAAATGGATGGGCGTTATAGTAGGTTTGTCTATTGTGCTATATGCAGCAATATATTTTCTAAACCTGGGCGATGAGGCAAATAAAATGGCAAATTCCGTTAAAAACGGTCCTCCAAGCTTCAGTTATTTTGTACAGGGCGATTTCAAGACCCCTTTGGATAAACCAATGGACGTAACAAAAGTCGGAGAGTTTATTTATGTAACTGATACAAATAACAAACAAGTTCAGGCTTTTGATGGATCAGGAACCCCTATCTTTAAATTCGGAAAGGAAGGAGAAGGGAAAGGGGAATTTAAATTCCCGTATGGAATTGCTGGGGATAAAGATGGAAATATATATGTAGCTGATTTATTTAATGGTAAAATTTCCATTTTTGATAATAAAGGCAAATTCCTGCGTTACTTTGAAGAGAAGGACAGTTCCACATCATCAATCAAAAGTCCTGCTGGACTAAGAATTTTTGGAAATAAATTATACATTACGGATATAGAAAACAAAAAAGTTTTGGTTTTTGACCTTGATGGCAAAAAGATTCTTGAAATAACGACCGCTACAAGCAAAGAGGATTTATTAAACGCCCCAAATGCTGTAACAATTGATAACCAAAATAATATTTATGTCGCAGATTCAGGTAATCAGAGAGTCGTAGTTTACGATAAAAATGGAAATTACAAGCTTTCTATTAATGGAAGTAAAGATGGTAAAGGAGACCCCAAGTTTGTTAATCCAAGAGGTTTAGCTGTGGGATCGGATGGTATCCTTTATTTGATAGACAACATGACCCACTTCGTATACGGATACGATAGTAAAGGTGAACAAGTCTACCAATTTGGCGGGCTGGGATCCGAAAATAACCAATTTTTCCTCCCTAACGGACTATTCATTGACGAAAAAAGCCAAATTTACATCACCGACACCTTTAACCAAAGGATAGCAGTTTACTTTTAA
- a CDS encoding NapC/NirT family cytochrome c — protein MDEEKVTQELPAPPRFRYMFFKIATLTLLFLALFFTIGYTGLEATSSSGFCSSCHEMKPEFYTWKASSHGEVDCVNCHIEPGVKNLAKAKGNGIVELVKKQTNAYTAPIQMPKDIPDSSCEKCHNVYKREVTPSGDLIIPHDKHKNKGIECVQCHSGVAHGKIAERKVTFKSDYQKWDITLGKAMMSDKKFTNPKMEKCMDCHKARKVTTECTACHTTGMYPESHKKTDFAQEIHGSIANKNVKECNDCHKYMSDKESSLFDETPAHTQFLKTNKVEDKKANSHEFAKENTYCKSCHTQRPASHTKGFTKSHGVLAKNNESKCIACHDYQKTGLNKTSNVTCSSCHPSSHEKKEWRKTHPIKIASGTRVSKTCYQCHNEQKCQSCHKED, from the coding sequence ATGGATGAAGAAAAAGTCACCCAGGAGCTTCCGGCCCCTCCCCGTTTTCGCTATATGTTTTTCAAAATCGCAACCTTAACACTGTTGTTTCTGGCCCTGTTCTTCACGATTGGTTATACAGGGCTGGAAGCAACATCAAGTTCCGGATTCTGCTCTTCATGCCATGAAATGAAACCGGAATTCTACACCTGGAAAGCTTCCTCCCATGGTGAAGTGGATTGCGTAAACTGTCATATCGAACCAGGGGTCAAGAATCTGGCAAAAGCAAAAGGAAACGGTATTGTAGAACTTGTTAAAAAACAGACTAATGCCTATACCGCACCAATTCAAATGCCAAAGGATATACCAGATAGTTCTTGTGAAAAATGTCACAATGTGTATAAACGTGAAGTAACACCTTCCGGGGACCTTATCATCCCTCATGACAAACATAAAAATAAAGGTATTGAGTGTGTTCAATGCCATAGCGGGGTTGCACACGGAAAGATTGCCGAAAGGAAAGTCACTTTTAAATCTGATTATCAAAAATGGGATATCACTCTTGGGAAAGCAATGATGAGTGACAAAAAGTTTACCAATCCTAAAATGGAAAAATGCATGGATTGCCATAAAGCCCGAAAAGTCACTACCGAATGCACTGCTTGTCATACAACCGGCATGTATCCAGAAAGTCACAAAAAGACTGATTTTGCACAAGAGATACATGGATCAATAGCAAATAAAAATGTTAAAGAGTGTAATGATTGCCATAAGTACATGTCAGATAAAGAATCATCATTATTTGATGAAACTCCTGCCCATACCCAATTTCTTAAAACCAATAAAGTGGAAGATAAAAAAGCAAATAGCCATGAATTCGCAAAAGAAAACACTTATTGCAAAAGTTGTCACACTCAACGGCCAGCAAGTCATACCAAGGGATTTACAAAGAGTCATGGAGTTTTGGCAAAGAATAACGAGTCAAAATGTATTGCCTGCCATGACTACCAAAAGACAGGTCTGAATAAAACTTCAAATGTCACTTGCAGCAGCTGCCACCCAAGCAGCCATGAAAAGAAGGAGTGGAGAAAAACTCATCCTATCAAAATAGCAAGCGGTACTAGAGTATCAAAAACCTGTTACCAATGTCACAATGAGCAAAAGTGCCAATCCTGTCACAAAGAGGATTAA